Genomic DNA from Neisseria lisongii:
CACCAACTCTCCATTCTCAAAGGCTTGGACACCCAAAATATTGCCGTCGCCTACGAGCCGGTATGGGCCATCGGCACCGGAAAAGTCGCCACAGTCGAACAAATCGCCGATATGCACCGATTTATTCACAAAGAAATCTTGTCTTTGTGCGGCGAGTCTGTTAAAATCCGCATCCTTTACGGTGGAAGCGTGAAAGCGGAGAACGCCGCAGATATTTTCGCCGTGCCTCATGTTGACGGTGCGCTGGTTGGCGGAGCTTCATTGTCGTACGACTCGTTTACCGCCATCATTGATGCCGCACAAGCTGCGTAGAGAATTATGGAAGCCTTTAAAACCGTTATTTGGATTGTCAATATCATTGCCGCACTGGCTGTTATCGTGCTGGTGTTGCTGCAACATGGCAAAGGCGCAGACGCAGGTGCAACCTTCGGTTCGGGCAGCGGCAGCGCCCAAGGCGTATTCGGCTCGGCCGGCAACGCCAACTTTTTAAGCCGCACAACCGCAATCGCCGCTACAATTTTCTTTGCAACCTGCATGGCAATGGTGTATATTCACTCCAACACAACCCGCCACGGTTTGGACTTCAGCAATGTCAAACAAAGCGCACCGGTTCAGACCAAAGCAGTTTCGGATACCCCAACCGATACCCAACCTGCTGCACCGCAACCTCAGCAGCAGTAATACAGTTTAACTTTAATGCCGACATGGTGGAATTGGTAGACACGCTATCTTGAGGGGGTAGTGACCCTAGGTCGTTCGAGTTCAAGTCTCGATGTCGGCACCATCAACAGAAAAACCGTCTGATTTTCAGGCGGTTTTTTTACATCTAATACCGTCTAATCCAATCGACCAAACCCCCAACCCGCAAGGCTTTCAGCCTGATTGCCTGCTTTCCGATTTTCTATTTTCAGTCTAATATCATCTAATGCCGTCTAATTGAACCAAGCATAAATTGGGGGTATATTTGGGGGTGTCTCAAAATACCCCTGAAAAAATACCCCCAAATGCCCCTGAACGACCGACAAATCAAGAATGCCAAGCCCGCCGATAAGCCTTACAAACTGGCAGATGGCGGCGGCCTGTATCTGGCTGTTACCCCATCGGGCGGGAAGCTATGGCGGCTGAAATACCGCATCAACGGCAAGGAAAAACTACTATCAATCGGCAAATACCCCGCCGTTTCGCTGGTAGAAGCCCGTGAAGCAGCCGACAACGCCCGTAAAAGCATAGCGGCAGGAATAGACCCCGCCGCAGCCAAGCAGCAGGCCAAGAAAGAGAAACAGGCGGCCTTGCTGAATACCTTTGAGCATTTGGCGAGGCAGTGGCACAAAGACAACCTGCACCGTTGGAAGCCCAACCATGCCGCCCGTATCATGGCCGAGCTGGAAAAAGACGTTTTTCCGCAGCTTGGGGATAAGCCGATTGACGAAATCAGAGTAGCCGACGTGAAAAACCTGCTGGCGGATATTGTCGGACGGGGTGCAACGGTTACGGCGGAAAAAATCAGGCAATGGATAGGGGCAGTGTATCAACACGCAGCCAAGCTGGAGCTGACCGACCGCAACCCAGCCGCCCCGCTTAGAGGGCATTTTGAGAAAAAAGCGGTTAGCCATATGCCCGCCTTGCCCCGTGAAGAACTGACGACGTTCTATGCCGCTTTGTTAACCGCCGACATCGACCATAAAAACCGTATAGCCATGCTGCTTACTATGCTGGTGTTTCCCCGCAATACCGAACTAAGAGGCGGGCAATGGCATGAAATCGACTTTGAAGCCCGAACGTGGACAATCCCCGCCGAGCGCATGAAGATGAAACGCCCGCACATTATCCCGCTGGCCGATTGGCCGCTTGAACTTCTGCAAGAGCTGCACGGCTTGAGCAGGAATACTCCGTATCTTTTCCCCAGCCGCACGCAGACAACAGGTTTTATCAGTGATGCAACATTAAGCCGCATTATCGAACGCATGGGCTATAAAGGTCGGGTAACGCCGCACGGCTTCCGCAGCCTTGCCAGCAGCATACTGAACGAGCAGGGCTACAACCCCGACGCAATCGAGCGGCAGCTTGCGCATGAAGAAAGCAACCGAATCAGAGCGGCATACAACCGAGCCGACTATATGGCGGAACGCAAAGAAATGATGGCATGGTACAGCGACTATTTGCGTGAACGATACCACCAAGCCCTAGCCATGCTGGAAGCAGACGGCGAAACAAAGGACGTCTGAAAATGCAGACACCAGCCGCCTGCTGGTGTTTTATTTCCATTCCCTAAATGGGAAATAAGTGTATAATTCCCAAAAAAGGAATACAGCAATGCAAATCTTAGGCAAGCAGAAAATAACCGCATTTATGGCAAAACATGCCGACAGCCGTAAAGCCCTGACAACATGGCTGGCAGATGTAGAACGTGAAAACTGGCAGACATCGCACGACATTAAAGCCGTTTACCAAACCGCAGATTTTCTAGCCGATAACCGAGTTATTTTCAACATACGGGGCAACCATTACAGGCTTGTTGTCAAAGTCCGATACATTAACGGCATTGTAAGAATCGAATGGATAGGTACACACGCAGAATACAGCAAAAAGGAATTTTAAAAATGGATACCGTGAAAATTATCAAGACCGCCCAAGACCACGAAGCGGCATTAAGCCGTTTAGATGAATTAATGGATTTAAACCCCGCCCCCAATACAGATGATGATTTAGAGCTGCAAGCCTTAGCCGCCCTTATTGCCGCCTATGAAGAGAAACACCACAAAATCAATACAGACACCATTACCCCGCTTGAAATTATTCATTTCCGCATGGAACAAAACGGCCTGACCCAAAAAGACATGCAGCAGTATCTAGGCAGCCCAAGCAAAGTAAGCGAAGTATTGAGCGGAAAACGCCCCTTGAGCCTTACCATGATTAGAAAGCTGCATCACGGCTTAAAAATTCCAGCCGAATTGCTGATACAGCTTTAAACAGAACCGAGAACGTAACGGAAATCAGCCATTGCATAGGTTGGCCGTCTGAAACAAGGGGCTAATGCAAACGCATAGCAAACGCAGGGAGCAAACACCAGCCACGCAGCCGGTGCTTTATTTGGCCGTTATACGCTTTTATACACCGTTTGTATAATCAGCCATCGCAGCAGTCTAATAGCGTTTTATCCCGTCTGTTGCCGTCTGAAAACATCACGCATATAATACCTAGAATTACATAGGTATTAACGGATATGCAGCCATGAAATACAAAAGCGAAGTTTCCGAAGCCATTCACGAAACCATGCAAGACCTGCACGAAGCAGGAGCGATAGGCACCGCCACTATGCGGAAATTTGATAAATCATGCCTGACCCAAATAGAGCCGCTCGCGCCCGCCGACATCAAAGCCATCAGAGAGCGTGAAGAGCTGACACAGGCCGCCTTTGCCATTCATCTGAACATCAGCAAAAACAACATTTCCGCATGGGAGCGGGGCGTAAAGAAACCCAGCGGCGCAGCCCTAAAACTGCTGACCTTGGTTAAAAACAAAGGCATTGAAGCCATCGCATAAGCAGGCCGTCTGAAAACCCATATTACCGCCCCGAATTTGAAGCACAAGGCACATTGCCCCGCTTGGTGATACCTTTTCCCTATCATCAGGAAAAAGGCCGTAAAAACGGCGTTTTGGCGAAAATATAGAAACACATGAATATTGTAATACATTGCATTAATTACTACATTGAAGTATGATTAATACGAACAGAAAAAGGTAATTGCATGTATACCATTGTTGAATCAGTCTCATTCAAAACCAAGGCTGCTGATTTGTTCACAATAGAACAGCGTTTGGAGTTTTTTACATACTTAGCCCTTAATCCGCTTGCCGGTGATGTTATTCCAAATGGTGGAGGGTTACGCAAAATCAGATGGAAATTAGCAGGACGAGGAAAGAGAGGAGGAGTTAGGGTTATCTATTTCAATATGCTTTCAGACGGCTTTATTTACGTTGCCGACATATACAGCAAAAGCGAAAAAGAAAATCTAAGCCCAAAAGAAATCAAAGCATTGAAAGGAAATAAATCATGAAACAAGCAGAACAAGCCTTGTCTAAAGCGTTTGCCAATATCGATATAGACGCTGTAACAGCCGCTGTTATTGCAGACGACCCGGAAGCTGTCGTTATTATCAACAGTCTGAAAGAGGCCTTGCAATGCGCCAAAGACGGCATTATCGGCCGTATTACCGAAATCAATATCAGCCCAGCCGCCCAAACCCGAAACAAAACAGGCCTATCGCAAGCTAAATTTGCCGCCGCCTTGAATATCAGCCCTGCTACTTTGAGGGCGTGGGAGCAGGGGCGGCGTATGCCCAGCGGTGCGGCCGCTACTCTGTTGAAATTGATTGATAAGCGGCCGGAGCTGCTGAACGAGCTGTAAAGGCAGGAGAGCCTACTAATTCACTACTACACCAGCCAAAAGGCCGCAAAGTTTCCCCGCTTTGCCGGTGTAGTAAAACAGGGGAAATATAAGGCCGTTGTTTAATGCTAATCGATTCTTTCGCAGGATTGAGCGTAATACATCACACACCTAGATATTTAAACACCCCAAAGCAACTAGAACTGTTTGGAGATGAAAGAAAAACGATAACAGATACCCTGAAAGAAGAGCTGGAAAAAATCATTAAATTGCTTATAGAAATTGTTACAGCACGACTTTCCCCATTTGATGGCAATTCAACGCCCCCTATCGAATGGCAAAGAAAATTATCACTATGCGCCTATTCGATTGTTTTGGGCATACTGACATTATCCCCGCTAAAAAACGGCAGGCAGCCGACAGTAAAAACCGAATTAAGGCTGTTTGACCAAGGCATCAGGAGGCAATTAGACGCATGGGAATTAATGAAAATCCCCATATCAGAGCAGCAGCGGCAAGAGCTAAAAGAAATGCGAGCTATAGAAGAAAAGCGGCTGACCTACCTAGAATGCCTACCTACACACGGCACATTTGGGCGTGAAGTACAGGCAATCAAACGGATTATGGCGGCTGTTTACTATCACTTGGATATAGACATCAGTTCAGTAAGAATAGGTGTTATTTCCAACCTGTACGACATCATTCAACCCATTGGAGAATTAAAAGAATTTCCCGATTATCAGTTTTTCAGAAAACACATTGCAGCCAATAAAAACGGCATTAAGCAAGAAATAGACCATTTGAAAACTCAAATTGCAGAAACTGAAAAAACCGTAATCATCAAAAAAGATAAAACCGGCATCAGGATAACGCCAAACATTATCAAAAGCCGAAAAAAAACCGCCAGCATAGCAATACCGGCGGGCAACTATTCCAATACACAAAGCAATATTCATCATGCCATAACGGCAAATTGATTAAAAATACCAAACGCCCATTGCGGGCGTTTTTTTGCATTATGCGAAAACATCATTTTTTCTTCATTTTCAGATAATTTCAAAACACCGGAAATTTCCCGTTTCCGCATAACAGCTTATTCATCAGGAAGCCCCATAATTACCCCATCGAAACCAACCCGATAGAAAGGGGTAACAGCATGACAAACACAATCCAACGAGCCGAAGCAGTCGCCCAAACATTCGGCGTTTCCAAATCCACCGTATGGAACTGGTGCAATCCCAAGAGCCGCCATTACCGAGCCGACTTTCCCAAGCCCTTTAAAATTTCCGCCAATGCCACAGGCTGGCTAGCAAGCGAAATAACCGCCTATATCGACAAACTGGCCGCCGAGCGTGTAGGAGCGTAACCATGCAAAACAAAACCGCCCGAAACACACAAAGCATTTCAGACGGCCACACACCAGCAGGCCGCCATCATACCCAATTTGCCCCTGATTCGCAATGCAGCGAAATCCTAGCCGTCTTGAAGAGCGGGCAGAGCCTGACAAGCTACCAAGGCGCACAGATGGGCATTATCGGTTTTCACGCCCGCATCAAAGAGTTGCGGGATGCCGGTTATCACATCGCCTGCACCATGCAGCCGCACATCAACAAGCACGGCAAAACCGTTAAACGGGGCAGCTTTTCGCTGGTGTCGGAGAAAGGAGCGGCCGCATGAATACCATTACCCTGAACTATCACGATACCCCGCTGACGACCAACGGCGAAGCATGGTTCAACGCCACCGAAATAGCGGCCATGTTCGGCAAGCAGGTTTATGAATGGTTACGGCTACCCGAAACCGAGAAATACATAGCCGCCTTGTGCAAACGTGAAGAAGAAAAACAGGTAATTTCAAATACGGGATTTTCCCGTATTACAAAAAGCAGCTTTATCAGAAGCAGGCGAGGCAATAACGGCGGTACATGGCTGCACCCGAAATTAGCCGTAGCCTTTGCCCGCTGGTGTAACGTGGAATTTGCCGTATGGTGTGATGAACAAATCGATACCCTTATCCGCCAAGGCAAATCATGGCAGAGCGAACGGGAGGCGAGCAAAATCGG
This window encodes:
- a CDS encoding type II toxin-antitoxin system HigB family toxin, producing the protein MQILGKQKITAFMAKHADSRKALTTWLADVERENWQTSHDIKAVYQTADFLADNRVIFNIRGNHYRLVVKVRYINGIVRIEWIGTHAEYSKKEF
- a CDS encoding type II toxin-antitoxin system RelE/ParE family toxin, producing MYTIVESVSFKTKAADLFTIEQRLEFFTYLALNPLAGDVIPNGGGLRKIRWKLAGRGKRGGVRVIYFNMLSDGFIYVADIYSKSEKENLSPKEIKALKGNKS
- the secG gene encoding preprotein translocase subunit SecG; this translates as MEAFKTVIWIVNIIAALAVIVLVLLQHGKGADAGATFGSGSGSAQGVFGSAGNANFLSRTTAIAATIFFATCMAMVYIHSNTTRHGLDFSNVKQSAPVQTKAVSDTPTDTQPAAPQPQQQ
- a CDS encoding helix-turn-helix transcriptional regulator, translated to MTNTIQRAEAVAQTFGVSKSTVWNWCNPKSRHYRADFPKPFKISANATGWLASEITAYIDKLAAERVGA
- a CDS encoding KilA-N domain-containing protein; this translates as MNTITLNYHDTPLTTNGEAWFNATEIAAMFGKQVYEWLRLPETEKYIAALCKREEEKQVISNTGFSRITKSSFIRSRRGNNGGTWLHPKLAVAFARWCNVEFAVWCDEQIDTLIRQGKSWQSEREASKIGYQVMSEILQAKRQAEGKATQSHHYSNEALLCNEALTGRRQALDRNSLNQHQLAALARLEARNAALIGQSIPYQERKALLFKLAAPYNPAFQTACKPR
- a CDS encoding helix-turn-helix domain-containing protein, which codes for MDTVKIIKTAQDHEAALSRLDELMDLNPAPNTDDDLELQALAALIAAYEEKHHKINTDTITPLEIIHFRMEQNGLTQKDMQQYLGSPSKVSEVLSGKRPLSLTMIRKLHHGLKIPAELLIQL
- a CDS encoding helix-turn-helix domain-containing protein; its protein translation is MKYKSEVSEAIHETMQDLHEAGAIGTATMRKFDKSCLTQIEPLAPADIKAIREREELTQAAFAIHLNISKNNISAWERGVKKPSGAALKLLTLVKNKGIEAIA
- a CDS encoding helix-turn-helix domain-containing protein, whose translation is MQNKTARNTQSISDGHTPAGRHHTQFAPDSQCSEILAVLKSGQSLTSYQGAQMGIIGFHARIKELRDAGYHIACTMQPHINKHGKTVKRGSFSLVSEKGAAA
- a CDS encoding tyrosine-type recombinase/integrase, producing MPLNDRQIKNAKPADKPYKLADGGGLYLAVTPSGGKLWRLKYRINGKEKLLSIGKYPAVSLVEAREAADNARKSIAAGIDPAAAKQQAKKEKQAALLNTFEHLARQWHKDNLHRWKPNHAARIMAELEKDVFPQLGDKPIDEIRVADVKNLLADIVGRGATVTAEKIRQWIGAVYQHAAKLELTDRNPAAPLRGHFEKKAVSHMPALPREELTTFYAALLTADIDHKNRIAMLLTMLVFPRNTELRGGQWHEIDFEARTWTIPAERMKMKRPHIIPLADWPLELLQELHGLSRNTPYLFPSRTQTTGFISDATLSRIIERMGYKGRVTPHGFRSLASSILNEQGYNPDAIERQLAHEESNRIRAAYNRADYMAERKEMMAWYSDYLRERYHQALAMLEADGETKDV
- a CDS encoding helix-turn-helix domain-containing protein yields the protein MKQAEQALSKAFANIDIDAVTAAVIADDPEAVVIINSLKEALQCAKDGIIGRITEINISPAAQTRNKTGLSQAKFAAALNISPATLRAWEQGRRMPSGAAATLLKLIDKRPELLNEL